Proteins co-encoded in one Amaranthus tricolor cultivar Red isolate AtriRed21 chromosome 7, ASM2621246v1, whole genome shotgun sequence genomic window:
- the LOC130818967 gene encoding uncharacterized protein LOC130818967, which yields MGSEALQAIKVYRHLLKSVKKHIGLEDYKQHFRDFIMEEFKKNCKLSDPSSIQNKLKLGRDYTFLLNSVHHQKELLFSYNIAVDRSDEMKRILGKSAASVGLQLPEVYQP from the exons ATGGGGTCAGAGGCTTTGCAGGCTATAAAAGTTTATAGGCACCTTCTCAAATCTGTGAAGAAGCACATTGGACTGGAAGACTACAAGCAGCACTTCAGGGATTTTATTATGGAAGAGTTCAAGAAGAATTGTAAACTATCCGATCCATCCTCTATTCAGAATAAACTGAAACTTGGTCGTGATTACACTTTCTTGCTTAATAGTGTCCATCATCAAAAG GAGCTATTATTTTCTTACAACATTGCTGTGGATAGATCAGATGAGATGAAGCGGATACTGGGTAAATCGGCTGCCAGTGTAGGGCTGCAGCTCCCTGAGGTATATCAACCCTGA